The Pseudomonas fluorescens genome includes a window with the following:
- the ilvN gene encoding acetolactate synthase small subunit, translated as MRHIISLLLENEPGALSRVVGLFSQRNYNIESLTVAPTEDPTLSRLTLTTVGHDEIIEQITKNLNKLIEVVKLVDLSESAHIERELMLVKVKATGAQRAEIKRTTDIYRGQIVDVSASVYTVQLTGTSDKLDSFIQSIGTASILETVRSGVTGIARGDKVLSI; from the coding sequence ATGCGACACATTATTTCCTTGCTTCTGGAAAACGAACCGGGTGCGCTGTCTCGTGTTGTAGGCCTGTTCTCGCAGCGCAACTACAACATTGAAAGCCTGACCGTGGCGCCAACCGAAGACCCGACCCTGTCGCGTCTGACGCTGACCACCGTGGGGCACGATGAAATCATCGAGCAGATCACCAAGAACCTGAACAAGCTGATCGAGGTGGTCAAGCTGGTGGACCTGTCGGAAAGCGCTCACATCGAGCGTGAACTGATGCTGGTCAAGGTCAAGGCCACCGGCGCCCAGCGCGCCGAGATCAAACGTACTACCGATATTTATCGTGGGCAGATCGTCGATGTCAGCGCCAGCGTCTATACCGTTCAGTTGACCGGTACCAGCGACAAGCTCGACAGCTTCATTCAATCGATCGGCACTGCCTCGATTCTGGAAACCGTACGCAGTGGCGTCACCGGGATTGCCCGTGGCGACAAAGTACTGAGCATCTAA